The Panicum virgatum strain AP13 chromosome 3N, P.virgatum_v5, whole genome shotgun sequence genome includes the window AGAGCGATTACTTTTATCAAATCAAAGTAAATTACAGAAGCATGGCTATTATCAGATTGCCCGCAACAAAATCGAATATATCTGCTAAATTTAATCGGCTGAGAAAATCTCTAAGTTAATTTTCTACCAACAAATTTCACCATCAATTATTGTGCCCCCTTCCCCTCCTCTGCCTCCCCCTCCACACCGGAAGTTTAGGGAGGTGGATGTGAAGATTCACGAACACATCGCAGAAGAATTTTCTACCACCCGCATATCTTCTTCTTCTGATATCTTTCATCTTGCTATCCTCCGCCCCACCCTCCCTTATCCTCCGTCCCTATCGGCGGCTCTTGAAAATCTCAAATCCTAATCTTTGCCGTCTCGACCACCACTTCGGCCGTCGTTCGTTGACGACATCGCTGCTAGTCTCTCCCCTACCTCCcactcctcgccggcggccgctccaccCTAGCTCGCAcatccaacccccccccccaatccctcccactcctcgccggcggccgctgcaCCCCAGCTCGCACCtccacacccccccccccctccaatcCTCTGCCCCTTTGCAATATAATCGCACGCGATGAATTTATATTCCGGCTCTTCCACCGCATAGAAATTAtccatacaaaagaaattaacatTTTATAGAGAAACCTTCATCTGCACCCTCACACGCGGTGATCGACTAGTACCACAGAGTAAATCGCAGGAGTCTAACCCTCATCCGAGACAATATATGATGAACTCGTTGATTGATCCACGACTAGATCCATCATCGAACATTTACCCTCCCGCGTCTATTGTCAATTTCATGGCAAAAAAGGAAGGAGAGAAGCAATACCGCGAGGCAAGATGAATGGGAATGGCGGCGCGGAGTAGATCTCTACAGGGACGAGGGCGGTGCTGCTTGTTGCtgggaggattttttttttttggaagccGGGAGGAATTATTTTATAAGGGGACGTGATGCCCATGCGGACTCGATGGAGATGGACTTTTGTGGGCCTTGGCTAGGCCCTATAATATGCAGACCATGATGAAATGAACGTAAAGCCCATTTGCAGTTTCCTCAATATGTGTAGTagggcggttttttcttttttatatttaaaaaaaattaaaatttcaaaattatatgtcggttttggaaaatttcaaaaatataccccggtcgccctatgggggggcgacagggctcaaatgtaattttttttccttcaaatttgcaaagaagtccctggagaaaaaaaaattggggggcctgtcgcccccccccccaacgggcgacaggcccctgtcgcccatcccAGGGGCGACCACCAGCCGGTGGGCTTGACCTACAGGCGccggggggccggtcgcccctcctgcgggcgacaggggtgtcgccccccccccccccccccgggcgaccgggtgcctatataaggcctccccctcattccctcctctcatttgacctcaaaaaatctaaaaaaatccataaaaaagagaggggtgagaagaagggaagcggcgaagctctgtcgAATtctgcacttgtgatctaccggtaacttccgtataaattcgttgatattgtataacaatttgatttaattagcagattagctgaattagatttggtgctttagaacactggtttagtattacaatttaagtactattacagactttttcaaataaaataattatacattagaatagaattatgatagtacattattgatattgcagtataagacaatagaattatatcagtacctatattttcacgcatcgatttggtatacgatatgtgcattgcttaaattattgtttgttatttggcgcaccacactatagcgccaatgtctttgtcaggatcaacctacattccgtggagcaagtgtaaagccaccgtacccaaaggatttgatgtgccaatgtgcttctgcggttcgttatgcaagttcatgcaatctgaggttttaggagatgactacggcataaggttctttatgtgtgagaactacgaatatgatccacctaagcgatatggcAAAGACCGGGTCAAGGTAGCGGcacaacatacgctatttttctatatgacctaacattgagttatgattctaacttgtgttggacaaagtctcctccgcctctttgtgattttatgcagtggttcgacaccgtgcagtcgcagcaggcaaaggacattgtggaacaaaaagcaagatggtctgcagaacgttggcgccgaatgaagcacgaggaacagcaagaggagaagcgcaacaaagagcaagaagagatccgcaagaggatggaggaggtggatcgtaaggcggcggccgaacgtgaagctgacagggagagaaagcgagatagggcacgccgtgcgaaggaagccgggcccgaagcaattaggaagggcaaatattctaggtgcactcagtagagtagtaccatgtaatcccggcattttacattccataaggcatggtaggtttagatgcaacaagaaatttcttgttgcgtgcacatgccactacaattagttgtttatgttttaagttgagagcttaactttgtgtgttgtagcctttatcattaatttgcagttgtagtcgggagtctatgaaatctttaaacttttccttaatattttcggagcttttcatgtcactagaatactaaaaaacacacattaatataacgataagaattaagaactaaaaaatacatcagggtctgctgctaaaaagctcgaatagctcaaaataggaaccatagtgtatctagctgcgagtacgagatcacaggttgccactgctcagcacggcgatcacgggtttcccaaatatcgcattctttgcccagacatacgtgacaaaatgcgaatacatcttaaaccgatgaacatcatatgttatagatcatgacatgaaatcatctaggtgtataattcggcagagcttcgccgctttttcttctcctcacccctctctttttttctgaatttttagactcaaatgacaaagggaatggcggggaccctgtcgccccccatagagcgaccggggtatatttttgaaattttccaaaaccgacatatatttttgaaattttaatttttttaaatataaaaaagaaaaaatcgctATAGTAGGTGATAGGATAACTATTTTATTAGTTGAAATGCAAAAAAgttgaaaaataaatatttgaatATGGGTAAAATTTAAGTTTCATTGAATTCAATGAAATATTAATTTTAATATGGACCACGTTTGATACCCTAAAAATTCAATGAAACATTAATTTTACCCatattcaaatatttatatttcaaTTCTTTTTACATTTCAACTAATAAAATAGTTAAAATAGTTTTCCTATCACCTACTTTACCTCTataaatttcatatttttttcccATTTAACTATTTTTGTCTTGCTAGGGATCTTGGagggagaaaacaaaaggaaaaaccGCTCCGTAGTGGTGAAAATCAGGGTGGTTTTGGTACGAGAGGGGTAAATCAAATGGTTTCAAAAATGTGCGTGTAGAATGTCTGGTTTCGAAGTTAAAGTGAGTTTTTTAAACTCAGTGACTATTCCAGAGGGTCAAACGGACTTTCCTCTTCAGAATTCAGTACGATTGATGACTACCCACCAGGACATGCCCTCACAAACAAATCGCTGCTTTTCTACATGTGATGTGATGGATGCTACACCAGTCAGTACAACAGTTCGTTATCTAGTGAGttagggcgtgtttagttcgcgaaatttttgAGTTCTACTATCGTaacatttttgtttttatttggtaattaatatccaatcatagattaattaggttcaaaagattcatctcattatTTACATGTAAATTGTGTAATTGATTATTTtttaaactatatttaatgctctatgcgaGCGAGAATCAGCAGCACAGCTCCTCCTCCGCAAGGGCGGACTGGGAGAGGAGTGGGTGAGAGCCAGCCGAGCAAAGTAGATCCCGCAGCTCCCTCGTCCCTGGCTTGGCCTTGCTTGCTTCAGCCAGTCACTCCGTTTGGTCAGGTGACTCTCCCCTCCTCTCTACCCAGAccgagagagacagagagggaGCCAAGCTCAAGCAAGGGGAGATCCAATCCAATCCGATCCAGTCCGAAtggccgggcggcgcgcggaggagtACGACTACCTCTTCAAGGTGGTGCTCATCGGGGACTCCGGCGTCGGCAAGTCCAACCTGCTCTCCCGCTTCACCCGCAACGAGTTCTGCCTCGAGTCCAAGTCCACCATCGGCGTCGAGTTCGCAACGCGAACGCTCCATGTCAGTCACTCCGCCATTTTTTTTTGGATCAAGTCACTCCGCCATCTTGCTCTTCCTGCCGATTGCTAGTAGCACTAGTACAGTACCTCGCTGGATCAGAACACAGCGGATCGGATCTTCCCCCCGGCCGCTACGCATCAGATCAGATCAGACTACAGATCCTGTCTCCCTCCCCCGTTCGTGCACAAAgactgttttctttttttcaaacAATCTGTCAAGCTGGTTGCGTCCTTGCCTGCTGAATTTCAGAATATGGATGGATGATCCATTCATTTCATACACCCGTTGATTTCGCAGCTACCAAGGCTTACTAAAAAGTTACCGTCTTTCCTGCTAAGCAACGCAAAGATACACGAGTCGACTCCAGCTCAGCTCACAGTGTCACACTCACACCAAACGCGCTcagctcattggatcatatgatGATAGAGTGATCTTCCACCTGCACCGCCACTACTGGGGTACATCAGTATACGTTTCCTGTAGATAAACGTTAGCCTCAATCAGTGTCGCATTGTGCTCTACCTACCAGACTGAGCTGTTTCTTGTTTGCTTGTTGCCTTGGCTGCTGAGATCAAAAGAGTAGAGTTCCAACGGCAAGTCCCGAATTGGTTCCTGCCCAATTAAGTTTATTCCTTAacttgtcacaagaagattCTCAGTTAACCAAGAAATGATGCAACCTGCAGTGTTATTTCAGGCAGTGTTTCCTGATTGTATAAATGATTCTGCTAGTCATGCAAACCTCACCTGTGCCTAATGTTGACTTGATATTGCAGGTTGAGGGCAAGATCATCAAGGCACAGATCTGGGACACGGCAGGCCAAGAGCGGTACCGGGCGATCACGAGTGCCTACTACCGTGGAGCTCTTGGTGCGGTCCTGGTCTACGATGTGAGCAAACCCACCACCTTCGAGAACATCAGCCGGTGGCTCAAGGAGCTGCGTGACCACGCTGACTCCAACATCAGAATCATGCTCGTCGGCAACAAGACTGACCTGAGACACCTCCGGGCTGTCACCACGGAGGATGCCCAGAACTTTGCAGAGGCAGAAGGCCTGTCCTACATTGAGACGTCTGCGCTGGAGGCGACAAATGTTGAGGAGGCGTTCCAGCTGATTCTGGGCGACATTTACCGTGCTATCAGCAAAAAACCCGTGGCGTCGGATGAGTCTGGGGCAGGGGCTGCCGGAGGCGTCAAGGAAGGCAAGACGATCAACGTCGCAGCAGGTGAAGCTGCTGCTGAAAAGAAGCAATGCTGCTCAGCTTAGTACTGGTGGCGCGTCCTGCAGAGATCTTCCAGAGGCGAATGTGTTGTTGTGATGGCTGTTTTGAGTCCAAAGTTTGTTGATTCATTTTGTCAGATAGTACCTTTGTTGGACCTCATGTTCACATATTCTCTAAAGCAAGCAGTTATATATGATtatatcaaatcatcaagtcaGTTGTTCTCCTATATGATTATATATCAAATCATCCATTCAATTATTTTCTATCAAGTATCAGCGAGCGTACATATAACCAATTGAGATCTGCATTTTCAAAAACATAGCCCAGAATCGAAGGCAACTACAAACTCCGGCTGACAAAAAGATGAGACAGATAAGCTCAATTATCATATTCAACAATCAGCAACCAGCGCTCACACCGTATATCATGCAATTAACTGCAGTTTTTAAGATCAGTTGGTACATTTTGCTGCTTAATACTGatacaaactgtgcaattaatgctaatcTGTCTAAGGATAGACATCTATATACTGCTAAAATGATACATACTTAGTATCCCTTCCATCCAGTGCCTTCTCCAATATAATCTTGACTGGACAAAGTCTTgcagcatccatccaaccactCACCAAACCTGAAGTCCACCAGATGATAGGAATGGAGCACTGCAGGTCTGCAGGTATACCCTCCCTTGCTTTCTGGACGCCTATGACTGTTTATGACGAGCAGCAGCTGCTCTTCTGCTGTATTGGCTGCCCTTTCATGTGAACGTGGACGGTGGGTCTTCTCTCCACGCTGGGTTGGGTTGCCATCCTGCGGCAGTAGCACGGCGAGTGATAAAATCATCAGGCAGGCATACCCCTCAATCTAATATCCACCTCAGAACAGCACGCAAAGGTGTGCCATCACGGATGCAACTATAAAAGGGGCAGCATGCACACTCCATATTACTAGAGGCACCGAAAAGAGATATAAAGCTCAATGATCCACCAACA containing:
- the LOC120667113 gene encoding ras-related protein RABA2a-like codes for the protein MAGRRAEEYDYLFKVVLIGDSGVGKSNLLSRFTRNEFCLESKSTIGVEFATRTLHVEGKIIKAQIWDTAGQERYRAITSAYYRGALGAVLVYDVSKPTTFENISRWLKELRDHADSNIRIMLVGNKTDLRHLRAVTTEDAQNFAEAEGLSYIETSALEATNVEEAFQLILGDIYRAISKKPVASDESGAGAAGGVKEGKTINVAAGEAAAEKKQCCSA